CTGTTGCTCGAGATACGGCAGAATCATCGCAATCCATGTGTGATTGCGCGGCTGCGGGTTCGTGTTACCGGCACCTGCGTAGTGGACCATGATCTGAGTCGGCGGGAATCGGCTGTGCACATCGTGATAGTTGTGCAGCGCGAGCCCCAACTGTTTCAGGTTGTTTTTACACTGAGTTCTGCGGGCCGCTTCACGAGCCTGTTGAACGGCGGGGAGCAACAGCGCAATCAGGATCGCGATGATTGCAATAACAACCAGCAACTCGATCAGCGTAAACGCCGGACGTCGAGTTAACTTCAACGCACTTTTCATAATTACAACCTCCAGGAACAGAAAAAAGACACATGCGAAATTGCCGGAACAGGCGTTGCAGCTGTGCAGACGCCGATGAATGTTAGCCGACGTTCTTGACTGCCGCCGAATCCACGCTTAATAAAAGTAACGTTGAACAAATATCGGTGTCAACCGACGGGTTCTCCCCAATTTCCCGAGTGAAACAAATGTCGTAGCACAAATAGCTAACCAGTGGGGGATGTCGGTTTTGGTGCCAATGTGGTACTTGTTGCTTTCTGCTTGGTGGATTTATTATGCCAGTCTTGGGGGAGTGTGACTCGTTGCCTTGGCAGATTTTCGCATGCTCAATCGATTGCCGATTGAATCGATTGTACGCCCCTTAGGGAAGCCTACGCAGCAAACTTCTGCCTTCGTTGAGCAGGTATTCAGACGCCTCCCCGATGTTTAGGACGTCGACCTCAAATACGTCTCCCGTTGGCCATTTCACTTCCAGTTTTACTGGGGGGCCAGTCGCCGGAATTGCAAAGATCAGTTGTGTGTCGTTGCTGGACATGAAACCGTGCGATCCTTGACGCCACTGTGTTTGTTGTCGGTTTTTCTGCTGCAGCGTAGCCTGGGTGGCGACAGCATCGCGTGTGGAGATGACTCCCGCCAGTTTTAGGCTGAAGTACGGCTGAGCCTGCGATTCATTTTTTAGAAGCGTGGCTGGGCGATCCTGGTGCACCACGACAATATCCATCAAGCCGTCACGATTGTAATCGATTGTCGCGACGCCACGTCCCAGCGACCGCTGCTGGAAACAGTCTCCCGCCGACTCTGAAACATCTACGAAATGTGAACCCGCAGCCCCGGCAAAGACCTGAGACGGCATTTTCCACGGGCGGTTTGTATGCGAGTAGTCATCGATGTCACCATTGGTGACGAACAAGTCCGCAACCCCATCCAGATTCCAGTCCGCTGTTTGCACTCCAAAGCCTAGCCAACTCAAACTCGATGCCGTGATTTTCCACGGCGTACTGCTGTCGACATAGGTGCCTGATTCAGACATGAGGTACAGCCGATTGGCCTCTTGGTAAAAATTTGTTACGAAGATGTCGGCAAGGTCATTGTTGTCAAAATCGCCTACAGCAATCCCCATTCCTGCTTCGGTTCGGCCTGCTTCGCTGACCGCGCACCCGAGCGGCATGGCCATATCCGCCAGCTGGAAATAATGATCGTCGTCGCTATCTGCAGAATTCAGAAACAGCTGATTGGCAGTGCCGTCGTTGGCAACGTAGACATCACACCGGCCGTCCCCGTCAAAATCCTGAGTCACCAGGCCCAGTCCGCGGTGAGCGACGGCAGGAGATTGAATGCTGCGTTCGTCAATCACAAAACTTCCAGTGCCACTATTCACCAGAATCTGATCCGGGGCTGCCGGTAACTCAATCGGCATGCAGGTGCTGAAATTACCCTGACCATTCTGACACAGCCGATGCCAGTCACGAACATAGTTGACAACAAACAGGTCGCCATTGCCGTCTCCGTTGAAATCCGCGACGCCAATGCTCGCCGATAGTTCAGTCGAGGATTCCGGCAGCCATGTTCCTGTAAAAGTAGCGTCCCCGTTATTGATCCACAACAGATTCGTTCCGGCGTTCGCCACGAAGATATCTGCATCGCCATCATTGTCGAAATCGCTTACGGTACAGCCCAACCCGTAGGAATTGTCGTCGATTCCAGCTTCTTCGGTCACGTCCTGAAACGTCCCATCGCCACGATTCCGGAATAGCTTGTCGCCACGATCGGACGGAGATAAGCCATCGTTTCCTGGCAGTGATCCTCCTTGAGGAAAAAACAAATCAGGCCAGCCGTCGGCGTCAAAGTCGATGACTCCCACGCCCCCACCAATAGATTCGATAATCAATTTCTTTCCTGTGCCCCCGTTCTCGTATTGAAACTCAAGTCCAGCCGTCAGGGTTTGATCCGCGAATCGAATTGGTAACGGTGCTGACACCGGTGTGTTTGAGTCTGAAGAGCGTGGCTTTGCATCGGCCGCAAATTCTGCCAGCACTTCTCTGACTGAGTCGGTAATTGTCGGCCGACTCGGTGAAGACGAAAGACATTCGAACAAGGCATCCGATTTTGCACCAGCCGCATCTTCGCTAGCAGTAGGGCTGACAAAATACACACTCGCTGCACGTTGCCACTGTTTTGCCTGATGTGTTTGGCCAAGCTTCGCGAGATGACTGGCGACTTGTCGCATTTTTTCTGCCATCAATTGAGGGCTCGGATGTCCTCGCAATACGAGGTAGGCATCGCGTTCCAGTTCGTCAGCCGCTGCAGCGGCTGACGCCGCCAGTCCTGCCGCTGCATTGCTGCCATCTTTCTGGAGAGACAGAGCCAGTTTTTGGTAGGCGCTTGGGTGCAGGCAACCTTGTTTGATGGCTGCAGCCAGAAAATTTACTGCTGGCTTGTACTGGTTCGTATCGCAAAAAACGGCGCCCAACGCATGTAGGGTCTCGACGTCAAAATCGTCCTCTGGGTTCACATCTAAGGTGATGCGTGCGGCTAGGCCTGTATTTCCGAGATCCCGCGCGAGTGTCAACCTTGCAGTTGTGCAGGCGGAGTTCATTTCGCAGTCACGTAACAAGTCGAATGCATCTTCGTACTGACCTTGATCGCGCAGGAACCAGGCTTTTCCCGCCAGGCTAAATGTGTCATCGCTATTGACTCGCAGAAATTCGTCCAGGTATGCAATCGCTGGTTCCGGAGGATGGAGTGCACCACCAGCAAGAACGTCCATCGCCAGTTCCCGCGGTGAGAGCGGTCTACATTGTTCAATATGAGTAATTGCCCATCGCAAGTCGGAAGCTCGACGCTGGACTGCAAATAGCTCAGTGAGCATTTCCAATGGTGCCAAAAACTGCGGCTGCAATTCGACCGCTCGGCGAAGATGAGATTCGGCAGCAACAGCATTGCGTTGATCCAAATAGGCCGAGCCTTCAAAGTAGCGAGCTTTCGCTGCGACGACTGCAGAATCGGGAATTCGCTGCCAGAGTTCGAATGCTGATGGCTGTTTTTGATTCCACTGCAGTTGTCCCAGAAGCAACAGCGCTTCGTCGTGGTTGGAGTCTGATTCGAGCACGTTCTGTACTATCTCGGTGGCAGACTGAATGTCTCCTGCTTCAGCCATCCGTCGTGCTCGATGCACAGCAGCATTTGCGTCGTCAATAGTGACGGGGCGTTGTTGCAGAGCTGTCACGATGAACACCACGCCAGCGGTCATCGCCAGAAGAATCCACCAGCGGGAAATGGTCGGAAGAACTTTGGACATGATTTATTTTTGGTTCTTCGATGTCTTGAAACAGAAGACGCTTCTGTCTGCAGAGTCAAACGGCTGATTTGCGGTGGTCCGGTGGCTTGATGAGCGAAATACTTTACACTGATGTGGAGACGAATTCGCCGTTAGTTGGGAGTCGACGACATGTTTGCAAAAGTTATCTGCCCATTGTTGTGTGTGGCTGTGCTGAATGGTTCGACAATCACTGCGGTCGCGTTGGCTCAAAATGGCGAAGATGTGGCGAAGGGATTGCTGCGGGCGTTGATTGAATCGCAGTTGGAAAAATCGCGGCGGAAAAGCAATCCTCAAAGCGGATCTCTGCGCAACCCGAGTCAGGAACGAGCTCCACGGCCCGAGCAACTTACTAATCAGTCGCAGCAGTTGCGGCCGATTACGGCCAGCTTCGCTCAGGAAAGCGCGACTCTGGTTGCCCTGATGAACACCGCCGCGCGGCGTGATTTCGAAGTGCGGCGTCGGCTGCCGGATGCGGTTAATCTTCAGGCCACCGCCACTGCGCTCAGTCAGCGAGCCGCTCAACAAAATCATCACCGCTCACTGGTGGACGGCTATCGAAACCTGAACGCTGAATGGACGATGTTGTCGCACCAGCTTGAGCAGTGCCGTTCGCTGACGCCGCAGACCAGGGCCACCATGAAGCGGATGGCGAAACTCGATTCGCAATATTGTTCGATTCTGGGCCTGCAGGAACAATTTGACGACAGTCAGCTGACGCGGGAAGCCTACACACTTTCAACTTATCTACGTACTTTGGCCGACGACGTGCGGGATTCGGGGGCTTCCGGAATCCGTCATAGTGTGCTGCGAAATCTGGGGCGCATCAGCCAGGAAGCCGACTTCTTCGCTCAGACCGTCGCGCGCGGCGTGCCTTATTCGCGAGCCGTTACTGAATACCAAAGGCTGTATGCGTCGTGGCAATCGATTGATACTTCTCTTGATAGTATCACGGCTCGCACGGTCACTCGGTCACTGCGACGAATTCGTGATTCGCACCGTACCATTCATGGTTTGTTACGACTGGACATGGGAATCGACCAGGACCTGGTGTTGCACCTCGTTCATGAAATTGACCATGAACTGGGCGACCTGTACAAGTCGATCACGCTGGAACAGTTGATGAGCATTCCGGACGGTGGTGCTTTGCCGAATGCTGCCGATGTAATGCACGGAAATATCCAGAACCTGGATGACCTCGTGCATCGCAACGAATCACCGCAGGCCATCGCGGAAGCCTGGGTGTATGCTGATGAAGCGTGGAAGATGTTTCGCTACTACGTCTCGCAGATTGGTGACGCGGGGACTCAGGCGTCGCTGCGTTCTATTAATGAGTCTATGGCTTCGCTGCGGCAGATGATGGGCGTGAATGTCGAATTCGATCAAAACGCGCTGGTGCAGTCCGCATCGCTGCTGGAGACAAAAGCTGCGGCACTGGCTTCCGCGATCCGACGCTGGCACACGCACCCCGGAAATCATGATCGCCGCTTGGTCAATCAGACAGAAGCCGTCATCGAACAGTGCCATTCACTGGAACAAGCGATCATCAGGGGGCGTAATCCCGATCAGCTTCGTAGCACATGTGATGCAATAATCGTCGCGTGGCAGAAGATCCGCCCGGAACTGAAGAATTGCGACACCGACGAACGGGACGAGATCAATCACATTGCGTCGACCTTCACGCCGGAACTCATTCGGCTTCGCACGATGCTGGGCGAATAGGGTGACACGTATGACCGGTCGCGTTTGCCTGCTTACATTCGCTCAACTGCCAGACTTGTCTCCAGCGGCGGACGCGTCGCCGCTCACCGCGGTCGTTGATGAACTCACGGCTGACAGTGTCGTGTTTGACAACCATTACCTGCAGCACCAGGGACCGTCTGGTGTTGTCAAATCGCTGCAGCTTGCGATGGCACAAGCTGCGAATGCTGGCGGCGTTTCGGCGGGAGCGACCGGCGGTGACGGTTTGCAGACGCCTGCTTCTGTGCCTGGTACAACGCGCTCCGGTTTCGCCGACGCTTGTGCGACGTGTTTCGTGGTGCCGCGGGAAAAAGGCAACGACAGCGGCTTCGATGCGCCCAGTTGGTTGAATCTCACGAAAATGCAAGCTGATTCGACGGACGCAGCGCTAGCAAACGCTGGTGAAATTCTGAGCGTGTTGCAGGACGCTGAGTTCGCATGGTTACATGTTGATGTTGCCGTCACTGAGGACAATCATCATCTGCTGGCTGATGCAGTCAGCGTGATGAAAACTCTGGCGGCGGGGTCTGATGACCTGATCATGATCACCAGTCTGCAAGGTCATTCGCCGGCCGAAGAATTGCCGTTCGAGTCAATCCTGTGGGAAGGATGTGTGCGAACTCCCATGTGGTTGCAGTATCAGACGCTGTCGCACCGTCGCATTCAGTGTTGCACGGGGAGTCACGACATCGGGCACACGGTACAGGACTTTCTGTCGTCCAAGGCGATCGCGACCGAAACCACAATTCCAACCGCCGCTGGGACTCAAAGCCTGTTAAAACTGGCAAAGTCGCCCGGTGTCATTCCCGAACGCGAAATACTGATTCGGACAGATTCAGTCACGGCGATCCGGACCACGAATTTCCTATTCGCTCAATCTGTGAGCGAAGGTGTGCCGGAAACAGCGATGTACGCCAAGCCGGAGGACATTTGGCAC
This DNA window, taken from Fuerstiella marisgermanici, encodes the following:
- a CDS encoding FG-GAP-like repeat-containing protein; protein product: MSKVLPTISRWWILLAMTAGVVFIVTALQQRPVTIDDANAAVHRARRMAEAGDIQSATEIVQNVLESDSNHDEALLLLGQLQWNQKQPSAFELWQRIPDSAVVAAKARYFEGSAYLDQRNAVAAESHLRRAVELQPQFLAPLEMLTELFAVQRRASDLRWAITHIEQCRPLSPRELAMDVLAGGALHPPEPAIAYLDEFLRVNSDDTFSLAGKAWFLRDQGQYEDAFDLLRDCEMNSACTTARLTLARDLGNTGLAARITLDVNPEDDFDVETLHALGAVFCDTNQYKPAVNFLAAAIKQGCLHPSAYQKLALSLQKDGSNAAAGLAASAAAAADELERDAYLVLRGHPSPQLMAEKMRQVASHLAKLGQTHQAKQWQRAASVYFVSPTASEDAAGAKSDALFECLSSSPSRPTITDSVREVLAEFAADAKPRSSDSNTPVSAPLPIRFADQTLTAGLEFQYENGGTGKKLIIESIGGGVGVIDFDADGWPDLFFPQGGSLPGNDGLSPSDRGDKLFRNRGDGTFQDVTEEAGIDDNSYGLGCTVSDFDNDGDADIFVANAGTNLLWINNGDATFTGTWLPESSTELSASIGVADFNGDGNGDLFVVNYVRDWHRLCQNGQGNFSTCMPIELPAAPDQILVNSGTGSFVIDERSIQSPAVAHRGLGLVTQDFDGDGRCDVYVANDGTANQLFLNSADSDDDHYFQLADMAMPLGCAVSEAGRTEAGMGIAVGDFDNNDLADIFVTNFYQEANRLYLMSESGTYVDSSTPWKITASSLSWLGFGVQTADWNLDGVADLFVTNGDIDDYSHTNRPWKMPSQVFAGAAGSHFVDVSESAGDCFQQRSLGRGVATIDYNRDGLMDIVVVHQDRPATLLKNESQAQPYFSLKLAGVISTRDAVATQATLQQKNRQQTQWRQGSHGFMSSNDTQLIFAIPATGPPVKLEVKWPTGDVFEVDVLNIGEASEYLLNEGRSLLRRLP